One Carassius auratus strain Wakin chromosome 16, ASM336829v1, whole genome shotgun sequence genomic window carries:
- the cacng7b gene encoding voltage-dependent calcium channel gamma-7 subunit — translation MSSCSSRALTLLSTVFGACGLLLVGVAVATDYWLLMEEGIVLQQNQTVDVKMALHSGLWRVCFIAGTEKGRCVASEYFTEPEIEITTENTANILKMVRTATPFPMVSLLFVFMAFIISNVGHIRPQRTILAFVSGIFFILSGLSLVVGLVLYISSINDEVMNRPREPEQFFNYRYGWSFAFAASSFLLKEGAGVMSVYLFMKRYAEEEMYRPHPALYRPRLSEGSDYSGQYLHPETWPPPQRARSASEISSDISIQLTQNPHPPPKISGQQSTSSPGITAASSPNSGAGYQLQSPGSAAPFPHNHPLHPGAHGAAAASQTLPLSVAPTAVPPPHYHTHIRMSASPC, via the exons atgagcTCTTGCAGCAGCAGGGCTCTGACTCTGCTCTCCACAGTGTTTGGGGCGTGCGGACTGCTGTTGGTGGGGGTTGCCGTGGCGACAGATTATTGGCTGCTGATGGAGGAGGGAATCGTACTGCAGCAGAACCAGACTGTCGATGTCAAGATGGCATTACATTCAGGCCTCTGGAGAGTATGCTTCATAGCAG GTACAGAGAAAGGTAGATGTGTGGCCTCTGAGTATTTCACCGAGCCAGAGATTGAAATCACAACAGAAAACACTGCAAATATCCTCA AGATGGTGCGGACAGCTACGCCCTTCCCTATGGTGTCCCTGCTCTTCGTTTTCATGGCCTTCATCATCAGTAACGTGGGCCACATCCGTCCGCAGCGCACCATCCTGGCCTTCGTTTCTGGAATCTTCTTCATCCTCTCAG ggtTGAGTCTGGTGGTGGGGTTGGTGCTGTATATCTCTAGTATCAATGATGAAGTAATGAACAGGCCGCGGGAGCCAGAGCAGTTCTTCAACTACCGCTACGGCTGGTCCTTTGCTTTTGCTGCCAGCTCCTTCCTGCTCAAAGAG GGTGCTGGTGTGATGTCAGTGTATCTCTTTATGAAGCGTTATGCTGAAGAGGAGATGTATAGGCCTCACCCGGCTCTGTATCGCCCCCGCCTTTCGGAGGGCAGCGACTACAGTGGCCAGTACCTGCACCCAGAGACCTGGCCTCCCCCCCAGCGTGCTCGGAGCGCCTCCGAGATCTCCAGCGATATCTCCATCCAGCTCACGCagaacccccaccccccaccgAAGATCAGCGGCCAGCAGAGCACATCATCTCCAGGAATCACCGCTGCGTCCAGCCCCAACTCTGGAGCTGGATACCAGCTACAATCACCAGGTTCTGCAGCTCCATTCCCCCACAACCATCCCCTCCACCCTGGGGCACACGGGGCAGCTGCAGCATCCCAGACCCTGCCTCTGTCTGTGGCTCCCACTGCAGTGCCACCCCCACACTATCACACACATATTCGCATGAGTGCCTCACCATGCTAA